The DNA region ACCGATTATCGATATTGTTGTAGGCGTGGAGGAGTTACCACCAAGCCCCACCCACATCAAAGCTTTGGAAACACTCGGCTATGTCTACCAAGGCGAGGCGGGTATTCCAGGGCGGCACTTCTTTCGTAAAGGAATGCCCCGCACTCACCACCTTCATCTAGTGAAGCTGGGAAATGAAGTTTGGGAAAACCAACTTCTATTCCGCGATTTTCTCCAGCACCACCCAGACAAGGCGAAGCAATACGAAGCTTTGAAACGCAAGCTGGCTGTTCAATTCCGGCTAGATCGAGAGGGCTACGTCCAGGCAAAGGCACCTTTGATTGAGCAGATGCTCTCAGATGCTAGGGCTTGGAGCAAGCAGTGTGAAGCAAGCGAGTGAATCAAGTTTTTCAGCCGTCCAATTCTAGTGCTTAAACAATCACATCAAGTAATGAACCTCACGCCACGCATGAAGAAAGCCGATTGGTGCAAGTTCTTGATGGCGCGATCGCAGCCTTTTTGTAAACTTTTATTGAAGAATGTAAAGTTTTTGTTATATATTTATTACAGGAGAGAAAGATTCGTAAACCAGAGGCTTCTGGTTTGACACTTTTGGCGAATCTAAAAATACATCCATGACGTATACGATCGAAACAGCTCAAGGCATTTTCCCCACCACCGAGGTAGCTAATGCT from Funiculus sociatus GB2-C1 includes:
- a CDS encoding GrpB family protein — its product is MEDSIQVVDYDANWSIRFEQEKSQILNALGDAVLDIQHIGSTSVPGLAAKPIIDIVVGVEELPPSPTHIKALETLGYVYQGEAGIPGRHFFRKGMPRTHHLHLVKLGNEVWENQLLFRDFLQHHPDKAKQYEALKRKLAVQFRLDREGYVQAKAPLIEQMLSDARAWSKQCEASE